GGCGAGCAGGCGTCGCGGCGAGGCATGGCCCATCGCGCGCAGGATCTCGACGGCCTTCTGATCGGCCTGCAGCTCCTGCTGACGGCCGAATGCCCGCACGACGAGCGGGTTGACCAGGAAGTCGAGCATGCCCGCGCCGGGCGCGAAGAGGCCGGCCGCGCTGAAGCTCGCGGTCAGGGCCAGGGATAGCTTGCGACGCGAGCCGACGTGGCCGAGGATCTCGTGGGCCACCTCGTGCGCCAGCGCCGCCTCGACGATCGGCCGAGGCTGACGCGCCAGGCCGTCGGTGAAGTAGAAGGTCGCGTCCTCATCGCTGTAGGCCGCCGCGGTCGGGCTCTTGATGAACGCGAAGCTGTAGCGCTGCGGGTCGTCGCCGCCCGCCGCGGCGGCGCGATACAAGATCTGCGAC
This genomic stretch from Candidatus Methylomirabilota bacterium harbors:
- a CDS encoding M48 family metalloprotease, translated to MWIRARLTAVATGLMLSGCATAPDGSYYAAPTDPSTVVMSQILYRAAAAGGDDPQRYSFAFIKSPTAAAYSDEDATFYFTDGLARQPRPIVEAALAHEVAHEILGHVGSRRKLSLALTASFSAAGLFAPGAGMLDFLVNPLVVRAFGRQQELQADQKAVEILRAMGHASPRRLLAAALQTLAAHTPKEREGLEGLLATHPALDERVAALGPLEAPAGTTTPVARVKRVR